GCCTGGATTGTAAAGCGAGGTTGGATGAAACTGAATCATCTCCATATCTCTTACTTTACCCTTTGCTCTATAAACCATGGCTATGCCATCACCAGTAGCAATAACAGGATTAGTGGTGGCTGCGTAAATATGCCCTGCACCACCAGTAGCCATAAGTGTCATTTTTGATAAAATCTTCTCTACTTTTCCAGAATTGACATCTAAAGCATAGATGCCGTATGAAGTAACATCTTTTGTCTCTCGGGTGATAGGAACACCCATGTGATGCTGCGTAATAACTTCAACAGCATAGTAATGTGTCAGTATTTCAATGTTCGGATTTTTAGAAACTTCTTCTAACAAAGCTCTTTCTATTTCCCAACCAGTAATATCTTTATAATGAAGAATTCTTTTTTCAGAGTGACCACCCTCACGGGTTAAATCGTAGCTACCGTCTTCGTCTTTGTCAAAATTAGCTCCATAGTCAATGAGCTCACGAATTCTGTCTGGTCCTTCTTTTATGACAATCTCAACAGTTTCTCTATCGCACAAACCATCACCAGCTATAAGCGTATCACTAATATGCTTTTCGTACGTATCTACTTCTGGGTTAAATACAGCAGCAATACCGCCTTGAGCATATTTAGTATTGGTTTCCTCGGCATTTACTTTGGTTAAAACCAGTACCTTACCTTTTTTAGCTGCTTTAAGAGCAAAACTAAGACCAGCTATTCCGGAACCTATGACTAAAAAATCTGTTTGACGCATATTTTGATTAAGACTATTCAACAAAAAAAAGAAGAAAATTCCGTAATGTCACTGCTTAGGTCAATCCCTCTTTAAGTAAATCATGTAAATGAATAAAGCCGAGTAGTTTTTTGTCTTCCGAAACGATAAGTTGTGTAATGCTATGCTCACGCATAAAAGATAGAGCTTTTGTACCCAAAACACTTGGTTCTATTGTTTTTGGACTTTTTCCCATTATATCCTTAGCTTTTAAGTTGCTAAAGTTTTCATGCTTTTCTAACATCCTTCTCAGGTCACCATCTGTAATGATTCCTGCCAATTCGTTAGTGCAGTTTAACACGGCTGTAGCTCCCAATCTTTTAGACGTTATTTCCAGAATTACTTGGTTAATACTGTCGTTTTCAGAGACACTAGGAATTGCATTTTTTGTATATAAATCAGCCACCTTAAGGAGCATGATTTTACCCAAAGTTCCTGAAGGATGGTTTCTTGCAAAGTCATTTTCGTCAAAATTTCGGACATCCATTAAGCATACCGCTAGGGCGTCTCCCATTACCATAGCCG
This sequence is a window from Arcticibacterium luteifluviistationis. Protein-coding genes within it:
- a CDS encoding KpsF/GutQ family sugar-phosphate isomerase, whose amino-acid sequence is MDTKLKKKITDLAINVFDAESRAIDSLKNTIGEGFTKAIELIINAKGKAVITGIGKSAIIAQKISATFNSTGQTSVYMHAVDALHGDLGILDKNDVLICLSKSGNSPEIVNLLPYVKEVGSPLIAITGNIESALAKAANCTLDVFVEREACINNLAPTSSTTTAMVMGDALAVCLMDVRNFDENDFARNHPSGTLGKIMLLKVADLYTKNAIPSVSENDSINQVILEITSKRLGATAVLNCTNELAGIITDGDLRRMLEKHENFSNLKAKDIMGKSPKTIEPSVLGTKALSFMREHSITQLIVSEDKKLLGFIHLHDLLKEGLT